In Capsicum annuum cultivar UCD-10X-F1 chromosome 7, UCD10Xv1.1, whole genome shotgun sequence, one genomic interval encodes:
- the LOC107876778 gene encoding auxin-binding protein T92-like produces the protein MLVILVALLWFTTVEASHCSIMARLSLMRNISELSQNNYGRPDLSHTTIVGSVLHGIKEIEVWLQNFAPGSSTPIHRHSCEEVFVIVKGQGTLYLTPSSHSKYPGNPQEFHIFPNSTFYVPVNDAHQVYIWNTNEHEDLQVLVVISRPSVKPSNAASRSILPMDVRRSRDDNDPNDILRFRCICLEYSIMMM, from the exons ATGCTGGTCATACTAGTTGCTCTTTTGTGGTTCACCACGGTCGAAGCTTCTCACTGCTCTATAATGGCAA GATTATCACTCATGAGAAATATCAGTGAGCTTTCACAAAACAACTATGGGAGGCCCGATTTATCTCATACTACAATTGTAGGTTCAGTCTTACACGGCATAAAAGAG ATAGAGGTGTGGCTTCAAAATTTTGCTCCTGGATCTAGCACACCAATCCACAGGCACTCATGTGAAGAAGTTTTTGTCATCGTGAAGGGTCAAGGTACTCTCTATCTCACTCCTAGTTCACATTCAAAGTACCCAGGGAACCCACAGGAGTTTCATATTTTCCCTAATAGCACTTTTTATGTCCCCGTTAATGATGCGCACCAGGTATACA TATGGAACACTAATGAACATGAAGATCTACAAGTTTTAGTTGTTATATCTCGTCCCTCAGTGAAA ccaagtaATGCGGCTAGTAGATCCATTTTGCCCATGGATGTAAGGAGATCACGTGATGATAATGATCCTAATGACATTCTTCGATTTCGTTGCATTTGTCTTGaatattcaattatgatgatgtaa